A genomic stretch from Lathyrus oleraceus cultivar Zhongwan6 chromosome 2, CAAS_Psat_ZW6_1.0, whole genome shotgun sequence includes:
- the LOC127117996 gene encoding uncharacterized protein LOC127117996, whose protein sequence is MGVVECPRRWLWRCFLLFIGITTVSTTVTASETHKNRENLVSRIAFGSCSNQSAPQPIWDAVADFNPQIFILMGDNIYGDIKRPFKIFGRERTIGPWKNVPRFLPASEQEMEAKYQKAKSNPGYARVKESAEVIGTWDDHDYGLNDAGKEFHKKKTNQKLLLDFLDEPQDSPRRKQAGVYASYTYGPMGKDVKVVLLDTRYHRDPVGSDGTILGDSQWSWLERELNGPPTAITIIGSSIQVISNLSATLQPLVAMESWGRFPKERDRLFKLIADSKRGGVLFISGDVHFGEITRYDCASDYPLFDITSSGLTQSVESVVPRFLHPLVRFYAWFTPSTMRVKGPNCKYKSCVYGQPNFGTIEIDWDSHPVSVKFGIRDKEGVAVTGVNISLLELHPSKSETLDKVKTGDNQRHCTLETSLPWIKRYRIAILFYFTISVLLLAILTGLSCACLSIFRLGGCKRKHE, encoded by the exons ATGGGTGTGGTTGAATGTCCTCGGCGGTGGCTATGGCGGTGCTTCCTTTTATTCATCGGAATAACAACCGTTTCAACCACCGTAACCGCTTCCGAGACTCACAAAAACCGCGAAAACCTCGTGTCAAGAATTGCCTTTGGATCATGTTCTAACCAAAGTGCTCCTCAG CCTATATGGGATGCAGTGGCAGACTTCAATCCTCAAATATTTATATTGATGGGAGATAACATTTACGGAGACATCAAACGGCCTTTTAAAATTTTTGGACGAGAGAGGACTATTGGGCCATGGAAGAATGTTCCGCGATTTCTTCCTGCCTCTGAGCAGGAAATGGAGGCTAAATATCAGAAGGCTAAGTCTAATCCTGGCTATGCTCGGGTTAAAGAGAGTGCCGAG GTTATTGGAACATGGGATGATCACGACTATGGATTAAACGATGCAGGAAAAGAATTTCATAAAAAAAAGACCAACCAAAAGTTACTTCTTGATTTCTTGGATGAACCTCAAGATAGCCCAAG ACGGAAACAGGCCGGTGTCTATGCCTCATATACATATGGTCCCATGGGAAAAGATGTCAAG GTCGTACTCTTAGATACCAGATACCACAGAGATCCTGTAGGAAGCGACGGAACCATTTTGGGGGATTCACAATGGTCATGGTTGGAGAGAGAGTTAAACGGTCCACCAACAGCCATTACCATAATTGGATCTTCTATTCAG GTTATATCGAATCTATCAGCAACTCTTCAACCGTTGGTCGCAATGGAATCATGGGGTCGTTTTCCAAAGGAAAGAGATCGCCTTTTCAAATTAATAGCTGATAGTAAG CGGGGTGGAGTATTATTTATAAGCGGAGATGTTCACTTCGGCGAAATTACAAGATATGACTGTGCTTCGGACTATCCACTATTTGATATAACCTCAAGCGGGCTTACTCAATCAGTCGAGAGCGTTGTTCCGCGTTTCTTGCATCCTCTGGTGAGATTTTATGCATGGTTTACGCCGTCTACAATGAGAGTTAAGGGGCCAAATTGCAAATACAAATCCTGTGTATATG GCCAGCCAAACTTTGGAACCATTGAAATAGATTGGGACTCTCACCCCGTGAGTGTGAAATTCGGAATCCGGGACAAGGAAGGGGTCGCTGTTACAGGTGTCAATATTTCGTTATTGGAATTACATCCATCGAAATCAGAGACTCTTGACAAAGTAAAAACAGGAGATAATCAAAGGCATTGCACTCTCGAAACTAGTTTGCCGTGGATTAAAAGATATCGCATAGCGATCTTATTTTATTTTACGATATCTG TGTTGCTTCTTGCAATATTGACAGGGCTTTCTTGTGCTTGTCTCTCGATTTTTCGACTTGGAGGATGCAAAAGAAAGCACGAATGA
- the LOC127117997 gene encoding endoglucanase 11, translated as MEKNRQQQLHKKHHFRASKTPLLMQQHCCLFLFIFTIFTTNTTQAFDYGDALSKSLLYFEAQRSGRLPYNQRVTWRDHSALIDGLEQGVDLVGGYYDAGDHVKFGLPMAFTVTMLSWGAIEYLQEIEDAGELEHTLEAIKWGTDYFIKAHTSPNVLWAEVGDGDTDHYCWQRPEDMTTSRRAFKIDENNPGSDLAGETSAAMAAASILFKKTNPHYSHLLLHHAQQLFEFGDKYRGKYDASVGVVKSYYASVSGYMDELLWAATWLYKATDKEEYLEYVIKNGNLFGGTGWSITEFTWDVKYAGLQLLASQFLSQAKHKKHSDILEQYRSKAEYYICSCLNKNMNGSNVERTPAGLLYIRQWNNMQHVSTASFLLTTYSDFLKNTNQNLTCHEGTVDHEEILTFAKSQIDYILGSNPMNMSYLVGFGPSYPKRVHHRGASIMSYKENKGFIGCTQGYDNWYGSEDPNPNVLVGALVGGPDWKDDFEDKRNNFMQTEACTYNTAPLVGLFAKFLHIENNKMVDDCNSVLVASFK; from the exons atggagaaaaatagacAACAACAATTACATAAAAAACATCATTTTAGAGCTTCTAAAACTCCATTACTCATGCAACAACATTGTTGTCTTTTCCTTTTCATCTTCACCATTTTTACTACTAACACCACCCAAGCTTTTGATTATGGTGATGCCCTTTCAAAGAGTCTTCTCTATTTTGAAGCACAACGTTCTGGGAGGCTACCTTATAATCAACGCGTCACCTGGCGTGACCATTCTGCCCTCATCGATGGTCTAGAACAAGGG GTGGATTTGGTTGGAGGGTATTATGATGCAGGTGATCATGTGAAATTTGGTTTACCAATGGCATTTACTGTGACAATGCTTTCATGGGGTGCTATAGAATATTTGCAAGAAATTGAAGATGCTGGTGAGTTGGAACACACACTGGAAGCAATTAAATGGGGCACTGATTATTTCATCAAAGCTCACACTAGTCCAAATGTCTTGTGGGCAGAG GTGGGTGATGGTGATACTGATCATTATTGTTGGCAAAGACCAGAGGACATGACAACATCAAGAAGAGCATTCAAGATTGATGAAAACAATCCTGGTTCAGATCTTGCTGGAGAGACATCAGCTGCTATGGCAGCTGCTTCTATTCTGTTTAAGAAAACAAATCCTCATTACTCTCACTTACTTTTACATCATGCTCAGCAG TTGTTTGAGTTTGGGGACAAGTATAGAGGAAAATATGATGCAAGTGTTGGAGTAGTGAAAAGTTACTATGCGTCGGTGAGTGGGTACATGGATGAGTTGTTATGGGCTGCCACGTGGCTATATAAGGCCACCGACAAAGAAGAGTATTTAGAGTATGTAATTAAAAACGGGAATCTCTTTGGTGGAACTGGTTGGTCCATAACAGAGTTCACCTGGGATGTTAAATATGCTGGTCTTCAACTCTTAGCTTCACAG TTTTTAAGCCAAGCAAAACACAAGAAACATAGTGATATACTTGAACAATATAGATCAAAAGCAGAGTACTACATATGTTCATGTCTCAACAAAAACATGAATGGAAGCAATGTGGAAAGAACTCCAGCTGGATTACTATACATCCGACAATGGAACAACATGCAACATGTTTCAACAGCCTCCTTTCTACTCACAACATACTCTGATTTCCTCAAAAACACAAACCAAAACCTCACATGTCATGAAGGAACTGTGGATCATGAAGAAATTCTAACTTTTGCCAAATCACAAATTGACTACATTTTGGGCTCAAACCCAATGAACATGAGCTACTTAGTGGGCTTTGGGCCTAGTTACCCTAAAAGGGTCCATCATAGAGGAGCTTCCATTATGTCATATAAGGAGAATAAAGGGTTCATTGGGTGCACTCAAGGGTATGATAATTGGTATGGTAGTGAAGATCCTAACCCTAATGTTTTGGTTGGGGCTTTGGTTGGAGGGCCAGATTGGAAAGATGATTTTGAAGATAAAAGGAACAATTTTATGCAGACTGAGGCATGCACATATAATACTGCCCCTTTAGTTGgtctttttgcaaaattcttgcATATAGAAAATAATAAGATGGTAGATGATTGTAATTCAGTTTTGGTTGCTTCctttaaataa